One window of uncultured Methanoregula sp. genomic DNA carries:
- a CDS encoding YkgJ family cysteine cluster protein translates to MTFNCRQCGTCCMYLGDYIVIERQTGQFTFECECVSTGTTFAAEVDEDKRRIFSDFSFPELHPSACRFLRPDGNLIRCTIHRDSPAQCKLYRCRVMQVSDPTGKPLGYVTGTLALHSEDPQLREVWEGIERRMPKDDTEAEPWIEAVLRKAGYRVE, encoded by the coding sequence ATGACATTCAACTGCCGCCAGTGCGGGACCTGCTGCATGTATCTCGGGGACTATATTGTAATCGAACGCCAGACCGGACAGTTCACCTTTGAGTGTGAATGTGTCTCAACCGGCACGACGTTCGCTGCCGAAGTGGATGAAGACAAGCGCCGGATTTTCTCCGACTTCTCATTTCCGGAACTGCACCCGTCCGCGTGCCGGTTTCTGAGGCCCGACGGGAACCTGATCCGGTGCACGATCCACCGGGACAGCCCGGCGCAGTGCAAGCTCTATCGCTGCAGGGTGATGCAGGTTTCAGATCCCACCGGAAAACCGCTCGGGTATGTTACCGGAACGCTCGCCCTGCACTCGGAAGACCCGCAGCTCCGCGAGGTCTGGGAGGGTATTGAGCGGAGAATGCCGAAGGATGATACAGAAGCCGAACCATGGATTGAAGCGGTTCTCCGGAAAGCCGGGTACCGGGTGGAATAA
- a CDS encoding lactate utilization protein translates to MSRITQYSAVNLTGEAGVDPGKWNRTPSPEAVEQTIRALEGHGITVITVANSDGAMAEVQKLIPRGAEVMTGSSTTLIEIGFEDYLSGKTAGWKDLHEVITAENDGTKRAELRRKSVTADYFVSSASAITETGEIYGCDASGSRVGAWPFAAGHVIIVCGINKIVPTLDDAIVRVREYVYPLENSRAHHAYGTPSMIAKCVILAQEKIPGRVTVILIRESLGY, encoded by the coding sequence ATGAGCAGGATAACGCAGTATAGTGCCGTGAATCTCACCGGGGAAGCCGGTGTCGATCCCGGGAAATGGAACCGCACTCCTTCACCGGAAGCAGTTGAGCAAACTATCAGGGCGCTGGAGGGACACGGGATCACGGTGATTACAGTTGCGAACAGTGACGGGGCAATGGCCGAAGTTCAGAAGCTGATCCCCCGTGGAGCGGAAGTGATGACAGGTTCGTCTACTACGCTCATCGAGATCGGGTTTGAGGATTACCTTTCAGGGAAAACGGCCGGCTGGAAGGATCTACACGAGGTGATCACGGCAGAGAACGATGGTACGAAAAGAGCTGAGCTTCGGCGGAAATCCGTAACTGCCGATTATTTTGTCTCGAGTGCCAGCGCTATTACGGAAACCGGCGAGATCTATGGCTGCGATGCGAGCGGGAGCCGGGTAGGGGCATGGCCGTTTGCTGCCGGGCATGTCATCATCGTTTGCGGGATCAACAAGATCGTTCCTACCCTTGACGATGCCATCGTGAGGGTACGGGAATATGTCTATCCCCTTGAGAACTCCCGGGCCCATCACGCGTATGGTACCCCGAGCATGATCGCAAAGTGCGTTATCCTTGCCCAGGAGAAGATCCCGGGCAGGGTGACGGTAATCCTTATCCGGGAATCGCTCGGGTACTAG
- a CDS encoding PKD domain-containing protein, protein MARTDIASLPFSFIPNTGQIADRNISFTVRGSGSTLYFTPGEVIVDNVKNSGLNGTAGPIRQSFPGANPHPTITGVDELPGKVNYLIGSDPSGWRSNISTYGSVIYHDLYPGIDLRYFGNEGYLKREFHIAPGADPGRIAFRYDGITGIIVDGDGSLNITTSHGMFRESPPFSYQEIVGRRVNVTVRYSVTGPDSARMVTGAYDPTYPLVIDPKLGYSTYYGGSSADGGTPTSIRGEVVDQRDAIAVNATGYVYATGYTASTDFRTSNALYPSYSGSQDAFVLELNRGGSSPVWATYLGGTGQDVGDAIAVDAGGNVTVTGYTDSANFPTTSGAFNQTRIGSTDAFVAKLKPDGSALIFSTYYGGTDQDFPEGLAMDTAMNVYIAGGTFSGDFYTTPGAINATNNAGSGTDEAFIVKLKPDGSAPVYSTYYGGTSESDLHSIAVDSEGDAYVTGHTTAADFPTSAGSFQPSRRGGEEAVVVKLNPSGTTVNFSTYFGGTNNEYGNSIAVNDATRNVYFTGQTTSTNLVTTAGAANTTKIGGTTTSTDAFVAELNPAGSALVYSTYYGGTQDDFGTAIVLDQNAIAHIAGYTKSGDFRVTSDAYQNVSGNGIAGGGNDVFLLRLNFDGSAPVYATYFGGSADDYGYGIALDPDGNAYVVGSTSSNNFPTTIGAANSSGVIGGTNNADAFIFKFFLNSPVPDFIANTTFGYAPQGIQFNDTSTSFAIQYWNWSFGDNTWFNTTDSSIRNISHTYTNIGSYTVNLTITNVTTDDTKVRLNYINISAPPPLPAFTSNITFGYVPQGVQFNDTTQSINIQYWNWSFGDNLWFNTTDITTRNVTHTYSSSGSYTVNLSVTNTTGLSTPFTNTNTTSIANYINISARIPIPAFTSNITFGYVPQGVQFNDTTLTTNVQYWNWSFGDNIWFNTTDINARNTTHTYLSSGSYTVNLSVTNTTGLSTPFTNTNTTSIANYINISAGIPIPAFTGTPTSGNFPLDVQFNDTTLSTNILYWNWSFGDTHWFNTTSAAARNATHTYSSAGSFTVNLSVTNTTGLSTPFTNTNMTSRLNYITSVALPFPDFTGSPRSGNATLKVQFNDTSLSPGVTMWNWSFGDNTWFNTTSVAARNTTHPYSAEGSYSVSLSLTNSSGTNSTSRSGYILVGPPLPVPDFMGSPTTGNPPLDVQFNDTSPSPGITQWNWSFGDNSWFNTTGSVFRNATHTYSTIGTFTVNLTVTNSTGVNTTSRSGYISTTPPPPLPLFTGSPVSGVAPLLVQFTDLSTSPGLTMWNWSFGDGHWFNTTDTAQRNAQYTYESGGSYTVNLSLTNSSGTNMTSRSGYISVTALPNGVDFSATPTSGIIPLIVQFTDLSTAPGIIMWNWSFGDGHWFNTTDTSQRNAQYTYVDAGSYRVNLSVTNSSGTNTTSKFGFITASNPTTTTPTPGSSGSGGGGGSSPSWYVPAQQTPLVLSTAAPQATLAIPPVKPPSYHIQTTTTCLLPEGLRFPPLSDGMQPFLFDRVKAEHAGYTVEIKGNSVTATRSNNLLVIDATNIQESGSGLITGSVQNVYFVVQPDPLDVNIGGVTITGEASLPTLPEYICMNITISDLVPNQTLNSFQLTAAQWDREISAVGFTATFRKDGISSTGPGIIRMTCPPEWVDNHGGNPAIGIVRIGDDKLTELLPTTYTGTDESGNRAFEAPTPHGFSIFGLVALKSRTGEAVQNLTPVPIENQNNLGFLSLLTPEGGAAYWVTIFGCFAMIVIVLFVVWKRWKKYDWLFMR, encoded by the coding sequence ATGGCCCGGACGGATATTGCATCGCTGCCATTCAGTTTCATTCCGAATACCGGTCAGATCGCAGACCGGAACATATCCTTCACGGTCCGGGGAAGCGGTTCCACGCTCTATTTCACGCCGGGAGAAGTAATTGTGGATAATGTCAAAAATTCCGGGTTGAACGGTACGGCCGGGCCCATACGGCAATCGTTTCCCGGGGCGAACCCGCACCCGACCATCACCGGCGTGGATGAACTGCCGGGGAAAGTCAACTATCTCATCGGGAGTGATCCGTCCGGCTGGCGTTCGAATATTTCCACCTACGGTTCAGTCATATACCATGACCTGTACCCCGGGATCGATCTCCGGTATTTTGGGAATGAAGGCTACCTGAAAAGGGAGTTTCACATCGCCCCGGGAGCTGACCCGGGCAGGATCGCGTTCCGGTATGACGGAATCACCGGCATTATCGTGGACGGGGATGGTTCACTGAACATCACGACCTCCCATGGCATGTTCCGGGAAAGTCCGCCGTTTTCGTACCAGGAAATCGTGGGCCGGCGTGTTAATGTCACGGTCCGGTATTCCGTTACCGGGCCCGATAGTGCCAGGATGGTTACCGGCGCATACGATCCTACCTATCCCCTTGTTATCGATCCAAAACTGGGCTATTCCACCTATTACGGCGGGTCGTCCGCCGATGGTGGGACTCCGACATCAATCCGGGGTGAGGTTGTTGACCAGAGAGATGCCATAGCCGTCAACGCAACCGGGTATGTATATGCGACCGGGTATACGGCGTCGACCGATTTCCGGACATCCAATGCTCTATATCCTTCGTACAGCGGCAGCCAGGATGCCTTTGTGCTGGAACTGAACCGTGGTGGCAGTTCCCCGGTCTGGGCAACGTATCTGGGCGGAACTGGCCAGGATGTAGGCGATGCGATCGCTGTCGATGCGGGTGGGAACGTGACAGTGACCGGGTATACCGATTCAGCGAATTTCCCAACAACCTCGGGGGCATTCAACCAGACCCGGATCGGTTCGACCGATGCTTTCGTGGCAAAACTCAAGCCCGATGGGAGCGCCCTGATATTTTCAACGTATTATGGCGGGACCGATCAGGATTTTCCCGAGGGGCTTGCTATGGATACGGCAATGAACGTGTATATTGCCGGGGGGACTTTTTCAGGAGATTTCTATACAACGCCGGGAGCTATCAATGCTACGAACAACGCCGGGTCTGGAACTGACGAAGCCTTCATTGTGAAACTCAAGCCCGACGGGAGTGCCCCCGTCTATTCAACGTATTATGGCGGGACTTCCGAATCTGACCTGCACAGCATCGCTGTGGACAGCGAGGGGGACGCCTACGTTACAGGGCATACCACTGCCGCAGATTTCCCGACCAGCGCAGGTTCGTTCCAGCCCTCAAGGAGGGGCGGGGAAGAAGCAGTCGTCGTAAAACTGAACCCCTCTGGCACCACCGTGAATTTTTCAACGTATTTTGGAGGAACAAACAATGAATATGGCAATTCCATTGCAGTGAACGATGCGACACGGAACGTCTATTTCACGGGCCAGACCACTTCCACCAATTTAGTGACCACTGCGGGTGCGGCAAACACGACCAAGATCGGTGGCACAACCACAAGCACCGATGCCTTCGTGGCGGAACTGAACCCGGCCGGAAGCGCCCTCGTCTACTCGACGTATTATGGCGGTACGCAGGATGATTTCGGAACAGCGATAGTTCTTGATCAGAACGCGATTGCGCATATTGCCGGCTATACCAAGTCTGGTGATTTCCGGGTGACAAGCGATGCCTACCAGAACGTTTCAGGGAACGGGATTGCCGGAGGTGGGAATGATGTTTTCCTCTTGAGACTGAACTTTGACGGGAGCGCCCCGGTCTATGCCACGTATTTCGGTGGCAGTGCCGATGACTATGGCTATGGTATTGCACTGGACCCCGATGGGAACGCCTATGTAGTCGGAAGTACTTCATCGAATAATTTCCCGACAACGATCGGTGCAGCAAACAGTTCCGGTGTCATCGGCGGTACTAATAACGCCGATGCCTTCATCTTCAAGTTCTTCCTGAACTCTCCGGTCCCCGACTTCATTGCTAATACAACGTTCGGCTACGCGCCGCAGGGTATCCAGTTCAATGATACTTCGACATCGTTTGCAATCCAGTACTGGAACTGGTCGTTCGGTGACAATACGTGGTTCAATACAACAGATAGCAGCATACGGAATATTTCCCACACGTATACAAACATTGGCAGTTATACGGTCAACCTTACTATCACCAATGTCACCACCGATGACACTAAAGTCCGGCTGAATTATATCAATATTTCCGCTCCCCCGCCGCTTCCCGCGTTCACGAGTAATATCACGTTTGGCTATGTTCCTCAGGGAGTCCAGTTCAACGATACGACGCAGTCTATAAATATCCAGTACTGGAACTGGTCATTTGGCGATAATCTCTGGTTCAATACAACGGATATTACTACCCGGAATGTGACGCACACGTACTCATCGAGTGGCAGTTATACTGTGAACCTGAGTGTCACCAATACGACGGGATTGAGCACGCCATTTACGAATACGAACACGACCTCGATTGCAAATTATATCAACATCTCAGCCAGGATCCCGATCCCGGCATTTACCAGCAACATAACATTCGGGTATGTGCCTCAGGGCGTCCAGTTCAACGACACCACGCTGACAACTAACGTCCAGTACTGGAACTGGTCGTTCGGAGACAATATCTGGTTTAACACAACGGATATCAATGCCCGGAACACGACCCATACCTATCTGTCGAGTGGCAGCTATACGGTGAACCTGAGTGTTACCAATACGACGGGATTGAGTACTCCGTTTACGAATACGAACACGACCTCGATTGCAAATTATATCAACATCTCAGCCGGGATCCCGATCCCTGCATTCACCGGAACACCTACCTCCGGTAATTTCCCCCTGGATGTGCAGTTCAACGATACGACCTTGTCCACGAACATTTTGTACTGGAACTGGTCATTTGGCGATACCCACTGGTTCAACACTACATCCGCTGCTGCCCGGAATGCCACGCACACCTATTCATCAGCCGGCAGTTTTACGGTGAACCTGAGTGTTACCAACACGACCGGGCTGAGTACACCTTTCACGAACACCAACATGACCTCCCGCCTGAATTATATCACTTCCGTGGCGCTTCCCTTCCCCGATTTCACGGGATCGCCGAGGAGCGGGAATGCAACGCTGAAGGTGCAGTTCAATGATACTTCATTGTCCCCGGGTGTTACTATGTGGAACTGGTCCTTCGGTGACAATACCTGGTTCAACACTACGTCCGTTGCTGCCCGGAACACTACCCATCCGTACTCTGCGGAAGGGAGTTATTCCGTGAGCCTGTCGCTGACAAACTCATCCGGAACGAATTCCACATCGCGATCAGGTTATATCCTTGTGGGCCCGCCGCTTCCCGTCCCTGATTTCATGGGATCGCCCACTACCGGAAATCCACCGCTGGATGTGCAGTTCAACGATACCTCCCCCTCCCCGGGGATAACCCAATGGAACTGGTCGTTTGGCGACAATTCCTGGTTTAATACAACCGGCAGTGTATTCCGGAACGCAACGCACACCTATTCCACTATTGGCACATTTACCGTGAACCTGACGGTTACCAACTCTACCGGAGTCAACACGACCAGCAGGTCCGGCTATATCAGTACAACGCCCCCCCCGCCACTCCCACTCTTTACCGGTTCGCCCGTATCGGGAGTCGCCCCTCTTCTCGTCCAGTTTACGGACCTGTCGACGTCACCGGGCCTCACCATGTGGAACTGGTCGTTCGGCGATGGCCACTGGTTTAACACAACGGACACAGCCCAGCGGAATGCACAATATACATACGAGTCCGGCGGCAGCTATACCGTGAACCTGTCGCTGACCAATTCAAGCGGGACGAACATGACATCACGGTCAGGGTATATCTCCGTAACAGCACTACCTAATGGTGTGGATTTTTCTGCAACACCAACTTCAGGGATAATTCCCCTCATCGTCCAGTTTACGGACCTGTCAACAGCGCCGGGCATTATTATGTGGAACTGGTCGTTCGGTGACGGCCACTGGTTCAATACAACGGACACATCCCAGCGGAATGCACAATATACGTATGTCGATGCCGGGAGTTACCGGGTGAATCTCTCGGTTACGAATTCCTCCGGGACCAATACTACGTCGAAGTTCGGGTTTATCACGGCTAGCAACCCCACCACGACTACACCAACCCCCGGCAGCAGCGGATCCGGCGGTGGTGGTGGCAGTTCACCGAGCTGGTATGTCCCGGCCCAACAGACCCCGCTGGTGCTTAGTACTGCTGCACCGCAGGCCACCCTGGCAATCCCCCCCGTGAAACCTCCGTCATACCATATCCAGACGACCACGACCTGTCTCCTGCCGGAAGGCCTCCGGTTCCCCCCCCTGTCTGACGGCATGCAGCCATTCCTGTTCGACAGGGTCAAGGCGGAACATGCCGGTTACACGGTCGAGATCAAGGGAAACAGCGTAACCGCAACAAGATCCAACAATCTCCTGGTCATAGACGCGACAAATATCCAGGAAAGCGGCTCCGGGCTTATAACGGGTTCTGTACAGAATGTCTATTTTGTTGTCCAGCCGGATCCTCTCGATGTTAATATTGGAGGAGTCACGATAACTGGCGAGGCCTCACTCCCGACCCTTCCGGAGTATATATGCATGAACATCACGATATCCGATCTGGTTCCCAATCAGACACTCAACTCATTCCAGCTTACGGCGGCACAGTGGGATCGGGAGATATCGGCCGTAGGGTTTACCGCAACGTTCCGGAAAGACGGGATAAGCAGTACCGGTCCCGGGATCATCCGTATGACCTGTCCTCCGGAATGGGTGGACAACCATGGCGGTAATCCGGCCATCGGCATTGTACGCATTGGCGATGATAAACTGACAGAACTTCTCCCGACAACGTATACCGGTACTGACGAATCCGGAAACCGTGCATTCGAAGCGCCGACCCCGCATGGTTTTTCAATATTCGGCCTGGTAGCACTGAAAAGCAGGACCGGTGAGGCAGTCCAGAATCTAACCCCGGTACCAATAGAAAATCAGAATAACCTGGGGTTCCTCTCGTTGCTCACTCCAGAAGGCGGTGCCGCATACTGGGTTACAATCTTCGGGTGCTTTGCAATGATCGTTATCGTCCTGTTCGTAGTCTGGAAACGCTGGAAAAAGTATGACTGGCTCTTTATGCGATGA
- a CDS encoding Yip1 family protein, with protein MIEEIIARVKGLLISPKETFQASRDDTPGTVVTYFGALLVIDALLTSAITALGIGVLGMFGQYIPPFGPFLPVIVFVIVLIGGFIWALIISAWVHLWVYLAGGRKGIFRTIRAILYGMTPGLLLGWIPFFGIIFSLWSFVLEILGIRELQEISLGKAILVMVIAVIVPLILLLLLAMYLWVNAGVIHSASAAPRNILVL; from the coding sequence ATGATCGAAGAAATAATTGCCAGAGTAAAAGGACTCCTCATAAGCCCCAAAGAGACGTTCCAGGCCTCCCGGGATGATACTCCGGGAACGGTCGTTACCTACTTTGGCGCTCTCCTTGTCATCGATGCACTCCTGACCTCGGCGATTACGGCTCTCGGTATCGGTGTTCTCGGGATGTTCGGGCAGTACATTCCCCCGTTTGGTCCATTCCTGCCGGTTATTGTCTTTGTCATTGTCCTCATCGGGGGTTTTATCTGGGCGCTCATCATCAGCGCATGGGTCCATCTCTGGGTATATCTTGCAGGTGGCCGCAAGGGGATCTTCCGGACCATCAGGGCCATTCTCTATGGCATGACCCCGGGCCTGCTTCTTGGCTGGATCCCGTTTTTCGGGATTATCTTCTCCCTCTGGTCATTCGTTCTTGAGATCCTCGGTATCCGCGAACTCCAGGAGATCAGTTTAGGAAAAGCGATCCTGGTCATGGTCATCGCTGTCATCGTCCCGCTGATCCTTCTCCTCCTGCTGGCCATGTATCTCTGGGTGAACGCGGGCGTTATCCATTCAGCGTCGGCTGCACCCAGGAACATTCTCGTTCTCTAA
- a CDS encoding radical SAM protein — protein sequence MIPVLAQYFLDFCRFSTGLSPKTRPFFVSCEVTFRCNLRCEFCNIPNFNPIPQEAPTAIMERRLEESFRLGCRIVSFTGGEPLMRNDIGQLAQKSRELGYFTGLVTNGLLLGKHVESEWLHRIDVPAVSFLADEESFNRTRRVPDAYAVVSRNIRDAVDAGLSPILFSTLTKDTLQYAEKTAAFAHSQGINVYFSLVQKAPREEFDTIDYTALKIRDAESAIKHLRSLRKEYGCVRFDPDFEKMQANGGFNDCIDCRTAQTVVSIKPDGSVSLPCPPKTLLAISPDMPLEEHWKGEQAARIRHARGTMPFCKDCQVNCMYLPSLIGHPVLLANWIRNNGW from the coding sequence ATGATTCCTGTCCTGGCGCAGTATTTTCTGGATTTCTGCCGGTTTTCCACCGGGCTCTCACCCAAAACGCGTCCGTTCTTTGTTTCCTGCGAAGTAACGTTCCGCTGTAACCTTCGCTGCGAATTCTGTAATATACCGAATTTCAACCCGATCCCGCAGGAAGCCCCTACGGCCATTATGGAGAGACGGCTGGAGGAGAGTTTCCGGCTCGGCTGCCGGATCGTCTCCTTTACCGGCGGAGAGCCCCTGATGCGAAACGATATCGGGCAGCTTGCGCAAAAAAGCCGCGAGCTGGGGTATTTCACCGGCCTTGTAACCAACGGCCTCCTGCTGGGAAAACACGTGGAATCGGAATGGCTCCACCGGATCGATGTGCCTGCGGTCAGTTTCCTTGCCGATGAGGAATCCTTCAACCGTACCCGCCGCGTCCCGGATGCCTATGCTGTCGTCAGCAGGAACATCCGCGACGCGGTAGATGCCGGGCTCTCGCCGATTCTCTTCTCCACCCTCACGAAGGACACGCTCCAGTATGCAGAAAAAACAGCAGCCTTTGCCCACTCCCAGGGAATCAACGTGTATTTTTCCCTGGTACAGAAAGCCCCCCGGGAGGAGTTCGACACCATTGATTACACGGCTCTCAAGATCAGGGATGCAGAGTCTGCGATAAAACACCTTCGCAGCCTCCGGAAGGAATACGGCTGTGTCCGGTTCGATCCCGATTTCGAGAAGATGCAGGCAAACGGCGGGTTCAACGATTGTATCGACTGCCGTACTGCACAGACGGTCGTCTCCATCAAGCCCGACGGGAGTGTCAGCCTGCCCTGCCCGCCAAAGACCCTGCTCGCAATATCACCGGACATGCCCCTCGAAGAGCACTGGAAAGGAGAACAGGCAGCACGTATCCGCCATGCCCGGGGCACCATGCCGTTCTGCAAGGACTGCCAGGTGAACTGCATGTACCTCCCGTCGCTCATTGGTCACCCGGTCCTTTTGGCCAACTGGATCCGGAACAACGGCTGGTAA
- a CDS encoding cache domain-containing protein, with product MKTRHLVSVLLVIAICILAAGCSQPAKDTGQASAVVTTGNSVQPAAAGVLTPANLTPLVKKAVAYARENGKEKAIAVFNDPQGQFVSGDTYIFAEAYDGTALAEPFEHALVGTNIRNLTDRYGLPLVRNLEETAGYGIGYVSYDYRNPKNNNTVEPKLSVVADVDGTYYVGAGTYASTGQIYPSTVYVQPAKASTVTDLATFVGEAAGFARKNGKENATAAFNDPQGPYAKSGMKIIALDYNGTVLASTISPELPRDHINLINYHDPDGVATIREMRDLVRNGGGYSYTVTKVTRDGRDIFIPKIDYAEPVDGTWWLFSGITVPGYEQLGTGNVTGIGIRNQTRDEAYDLLVQAADFAQKNGREKTLAEINNPQGRFTSGNLFVWAESFDGTVLADPYWKEAIGKNFMNYTDRYGATPTITGINAIRSGNGFSRAMFADTTVQGSMPVPKLTCMRAIDDTWWIGSGIYGVQVT from the coding sequence ATGAAAACGCGGCACCTCGTTTCGGTCCTGCTCGTCATAGCCATCTGCATACTCGCTGCAGGGTGCAGCCAGCCTGCCAAAGACACCGGGCAGGCATCTGCAGTCGTAACCACGGGGAATTCAGTCCAGCCGGCAGCAGCGGGAGTCCTGACACCCGCAAACCTTACCCCGCTTGTCAAAAAAGCCGTTGCCTATGCACGGGAGAACGGGAAAGAGAAAGCCATTGCAGTCTTCAATGACCCGCAGGGGCAGTTCGTTTCGGGGGACACGTACATCTTTGCCGAGGCATATGACGGGACTGCATTGGCAGAACCCTTCGAGCATGCTCTTGTCGGAACCAATATCCGGAACCTGACCGACCGGTATGGATTACCCCTTGTCCGGAACCTTGAAGAGACGGCAGGGTACGGCATCGGGTACGTCAGCTACGATTACCGGAACCCCAAAAACAACAATACGGTCGAGCCGAAGCTCTCGGTTGTTGCCGATGTCGACGGCACCTATTATGTCGGGGCAGGCACCTACGCAAGCACCGGCCAGATCTACCCATCCACGGTGTACGTCCAGCCCGCAAAGGCGAGTACGGTCACCGACCTCGCCACATTTGTCGGAGAGGCTGCCGGTTTTGCCCGGAAGAACGGGAAGGAGAACGCGACAGCCGCGTTCAATGACCCGCAGGGACCGTATGCAAAGAGCGGGATGAAAATAATCGCCCTGGACTATAACGGCACCGTGCTCGCGAGCACCATCTCGCCGGAACTGCCCCGGGATCACATCAACCTGATCAACTACCATGACCCGGACGGGGTTGCCACGATCCGGGAGATGCGGGACCTTGTACGGAACGGCGGGGGCTACTCGTACACGGTAACGAAAGTCACCAGGGACGGCAGGGATATTTTCATCCCCAAGATCGATTACGCAGAACCCGTTGATGGCACCTGGTGGCTGTTCTCCGGTATCACCGTTCCCGGGTATGAGCAGCTCGGTACCGGGAACGTAACCGGTATCGGCATCCGTAACCAGACGCGGGACGAGGCATACGATCTCCTGGTACAGGCTGCGGATTTTGCACAAAAGAATGGCAGGGAAAAAACCCTTGCCGAGATCAATAACCCGCAGGGCCGGTTTACCAGCGGGAACCTCTTTGTATGGGCCGAATCATTTGACGGCACGGTTCTTGCCGACCCGTACTGGAAAGAAGCGATTGGCAAAAACTTCATGAACTATACGGACCGGTACGGGGCAACACCGACCATCACCGGCATCAATGCCATCCGCAGCGGAAACGGGTTCTCCCGTGCGATGTTCGCCGATACCACGGTACAGGGTTCAATGCCGGTCCCGAAACTGACCTGCATGAGGGCCATCGATGACACCTGGTGGATTGGCAGTGGGATTTATGGCGTGCAGGTCACGTAA
- a CDS encoding 2-isopropylmalate synthase gives MLRGIAFFTDSHALHEVTVFDTTLRDGEQTPGIAFTFEQKLEIARQLSDIGVHAIEAGFPASSKAEKETVSAIKKLGLKSKICGLARSVRADVDACLDCNVDMVHVFIPTSDIQRENTINKSRKEVLEITADIIGYIRKHSDLCMFSAMDATRTDWDYLIEVFRTAADAGATIINVPDTVGVISPSAMKTLIARINRDVKCPIDVHCHNDFGLAVANTIAAVEAGASQVQVTVNGLGERAGNADLAQTVMIMESMYRIKTGIRKERLVETSRLVSRFSGIGIPPTQPVVGENVFSHESGIHSHGVLQNSATFEPGIMTPEMVGHRRRLTLGKHVGRHAVQQMLKDVHIDPDGAQLDAIVEKVKAVANKGKRVTDADLYEIAESIMGIELNQKALALQDIAIMTGNHVIPTASVRAMVNGEEHVFSAVGNGPVDAALKAILGITPSKLQLKEFNIEAISGGSDAMCHVTIAVEDGQGRIFDASGSGDDIVLSSVEALVNAVNLINRA, from the coding sequence ATGTTGCGGGGGATCGCTTTCTTCACCGATAGCCACGCCCTTCATGAAGTAACTGTTTTTGATACCACGCTCCGGGACGGAGAACAAACCCCGGGAATCGCATTCACGTTTGAACAAAAACTTGAGATCGCACGCCAGCTCTCCGACATCGGCGTCCATGCCATCGAAGCAGGATTCCCTGCATCTTCGAAAGCCGAGAAAGAGACGGTAAGCGCTATCAAAAAACTCGGTCTTAAGTCGAAGATCTGCGGGCTCGCCCGCTCCGTGAGAGCCGATGTGGACGCCTGCCTTGACTGCAATGTTGACATGGTGCATGTCTTTATCCCGACCTCGGATATCCAGCGGGAGAACACCATCAACAAGAGCCGGAAGGAAGTGCTTGAGATAACCGCCGATATCATCGGCTATATCCGTAAACACTCCGACCTGTGCATGTTCTCGGCAATGGATGCCACCCGGACGGACTGGGATTACCTCATCGAGGTGTTCCGGACAGCGGCCGATGCCGGGGCAACGATCATCAACGTGCCGGACACGGTCGGAGTCATCTCGCCATCCGCGATGAAGACCCTCATCGCCCGGATCAACCGGGACGTGAAGTGCCCCATCGACGTCCACTGTCACAATGATTTCGGTCTTGCGGTAGCCAACACCATAGCTGCCGTTGAAGCCGGCGCCTCGCAGGTGCAGGTGACCGTGAACGGCCTGGGGGAGCGGGCCGGCAATGCCGATCTTGCCCAGACCGTGATGATCATGGAGTCCATGTACCGGATCAAAACCGGCATCAGAAAGGAGCGGCTGGTCGAAACCTCCCGCCTCGTTTCCCGGTTCTCCGGTATCGGCATCCCCCCGACCCAGCCGGTGGTTGGCGAGAATGTCTTCAGCCACGAAAGCGGGATCCACTCGCATGGCGTGCTCCAGAACTCTGCCACCTTTGAGCCGGGCATCATGACCCCGGAGATGGTGGGCCACCGGCGCAGGCTTACCCTGGGTAAACACGTGGGCCGGCACGCGGTGCAGCAGATGCTTAAGGATGTCCACATCGACCCTGACGGAGCCCAGCTTGACGCTATCGTCGAGAAAGTCAAGGCCGTGGCAAACAAGGGCAAGCGTGTCACCGATGCCGACCTGTACGAGATCGCCGAGTCCATCATGGGCATCGAGCTCAACCAGAAGGCACTCGCCCTGCAGGACATAGCCATCATGACCGGTAACCACGTTATCCCGACCGCCAGCGTCAGGGCTATGGTAAACGGCGAGGAGCATGTCTTCTCCGCGGTAGGAAACGGCCCGGTGGATGCAGCCCTGAAAGCCATCCTCGGGATCACCCCCTCGAAACTCCAGCTCAAGGAGTTCAACATCGAGGCAATCTCCGGAGGTTCCGATGCAATGTGCCACGTGACCATTGCCGTGGAGGACGGGCAGGGCAGGATCTTCGATGCAAGCGGGAGCGGCGACGACATCGTCCTCTCCTCGGTCGAGGCCCTGGTCAATGCCGTCAACCTGATCAACCGGGCGTAA